One Bombus huntii isolate Logan2020A chromosome 12, iyBomHunt1.1, whole genome shotgun sequence DNA segment encodes these proteins:
- the LOC126872223 gene encoding uncharacterized protein LOC126872223, whose product MEIVEPPPNQHSQRIPPPPTIFVDDVIDIQTMIKSLERDISKEEYNLKISNNKVKILPTNPEAYRKLTKTLRTLNANFHTYQLKQERPFRVVLRNIHHSADIDELKYELSKLGHEVINALTPLTSAPNHRKPQRNASTAKGTTLPTTKAAQHIKHYTRTGTLSSEQKRYPTKHPARRNSRLPQPPQPTKHPVLPNSSPPQPPMPKQYKASKITRTAKGTFPKTVSPTHLTQTTPQSLKS is encoded by the exons atggaaatcgtagaaccgccaccaaaccaacactcacagagaatcccccctcccccaacaatatttgtggacgacgtcattgacatacagacaatgatcaagtccctagagagagatatcagcaaggaggaatataaccttaagataagcaacaataaagtaaaaatactgccgacgaacccagaagcttacagaaaactcaccaagacactcaggaccctgaacgccaacttccacacctaccaactcaaacaggaaaggcctttccgggtggtcctacgaaacatacaccactcagcagacatagacgaactcaaatacgaactctcaaaactcggccacgaagtcatcaac gcactcactccactgaccagtgcgccaaatcaccggaaaccccagcgaaatgcatccactgccaaggggaccaccctgccaactacaaaggctgcccagcatataaaacactatacacgaacaggtaccctaagctcagagcaaaagaggtatccaaccaaacacccagcccgccgaaattcacgactaccccaaccccctcaaccaaccaaacacccagtcctaccaaattcatctccacctcaacctcctatgcccaagcagtacaaggcatccaaaataacccgaacagccaaaggaaccttccccaaaacagtgtccccaacccacctaacacagacaactcctcaaagcttgaaaagctaa